From the genome of Nicotiana sylvestris chromosome 1, ASM39365v2, whole genome shotgun sequence:
AATCCTCTCTTCAAAATCAGTACGctctgttagatatcatgcctataggtctcacttagaCAAACCATTAGGTCATTAATTAACTATGTCAGTTTTGATAACTACAACCagacaaggctaattcggactcctcatctgagaaatatgtgataaatcagcctgtcctaatgcttttaaatttaattcagactataaccagtatttgaagtcgtgctaaataatttgctcctttaagtgaggaggcctgtttgagcccttaaactgctatttgtttccccctacttgcttatgtgttttatttgtcgcattagaattttgtccttttaaaactctggaaaaaaaaaccattctccctccctttaggactagtagtcccaaatgcctccgagactgataggatcgggacgGATAATAGCATGCAGTAAGTAACGACACTATTCtgcgtttaataccttaacggggtgagaAAGGGTAtatatggacatgatgaccggtgcgctaataccacgtgcgacccctcttctgaggagtgattgccgggtattgcattgatgtgatccatattgtttgtaaacctaggaccccttcccctttacttgttatccCTTTTTTTTAACTGTCCAAACTATTTGCTTAAGAATTctattttctttatctttcttcaaactttcaattcacttgcaacattatgtgtaaatccccttctatttgagacttttatttgcttacttgttagttaaagtcacaattgtaacatggccgggaaccacactaatggatcttggggggtgcctaacaccttccccttgagataatttctagcccttacccgaactctggttttccaactcgaactcttctttagtgtcctaatgcactttaatcattaggtggtgactcttcaacccaaaaaacccaattcccaagagggaacgagttgtcctcccaaatgtcatgaacccgatttcacctttagaaaaagggggcgcaacaactagtcaagccctaatccccaaattaccactgatttccttaaattttcatgtttataatgGTAGAAATCaccccaataacgagtttaggaccaaagaccttaccctaatgaattcctctgaaaatctccctcgAAAATGATGcccaaggcttcttcccgtttgaaaagaggtgaaaatagcttaaattcgcgaaggcaagaatttatatgtttctgcccagctgatccgcttctgcggtcccgcttttgcggacctACAGTCGCATCTGCGAAAATCACTAACTCAGCCttctccgcacctgcgactcccTATTCGCAGATGCAGTACCGCTTCTGTGGTAAATCTCCTGCATCTGCGGATCCTGCTGTTCCTCCCAATTTCCGCTTCTGTGATGACAATACCGCTTCTGCAGCtacgcacctgcgggacccaaccgcaggtgcggttatgacagaaggccagcagctgaagctgctcaaacaACTTTCAAATCTTCTGAAAACCTTCTGAAACCATCccgaggctctcgggacctcaaccaaaagcacaaacaagtctaataccactatccaaacttataccaatccttaaaacacctaaaacaacatcgaaacgacgaatcaaccacagattcaagcctaagaactccaaactctaaaaatatgctttcgatcaaaaagtctatcaaacctcatccgaatgacctgaaatttctcacacacatcacattcaacactacagagctactccaacttccagaattccattccgaccctcggatcaaaatctcactatcgaaccggaaacttcaaaattcgactttcggcatttcaagcctaaattagctacggacctccaaaacacaatccgaacacgcccctaagcccgaaattacccaacagagctaacggaaccatcagaaatttcattctgaggctgtcttcacactgttccgactgcggtcaaatttccaatacttaagctctcatttagggattaagtgtcccaaaactcttcgaaactcaaaaccgaacatcccggcaaatcaaaacagcagaaataaacacgggaaaagcagttaataggggatcagagcgttaattcttaagacgaccggccgggtcgtcacatcaatGGTATATCCAAGGACAAATATTATATATTCAGCACAAGGTGCGTGACACCTACAATACCACTTATGGTTTATCGTTGTGTAAGATTGTACATTAAAAGGTGTATCCAGGCACAATAAATAAAAGTTGTTTCTCTTACTTCGAATTCTGGTTCCCCATCTCTAAGAAAAGGAAAATATGCGTAGATACGGAAACACTTATATCTATTGAACCTTATGACTTGGACTCAGCAAAACATTTATATCCTAATGAATCTTATGACTTGGACTCAACATGAACTCTTTCAGATAATATTCTCGTACAAATTTTTTAATTAGAAAGTGCAGTGACTATTATTTTGACTCCAAAATTTGATGTGTCTAATGTGTGCAACATATTAATATGCCAGTCATTCCCATCAAAAGACAAAAATGCAGCAAAGTTTTAAGAATATTACACAAGAATATGGATCAGAAAATTCATTTTGTGCAATTATGTTGCTAATGTTCCTGGCATATTGTACTTAGGACAAAAATCCATGGTTACAAAAGTGAACATTCAGTAAGACTATTCTACTAATCCAGCTTATagataattaaaattttaatagATGTAACATTTTAAGTGAAAGAAAGTCTATATCAATGCACATAAGTCTCCAACTTCTCCCGCAAAAATATAATCGTTATCGCTCCTAGTAAAATGTTCTATACGAACTTTGCTTTGTGGTAATTACTCTCTTGTTGATCCTGTCGGGTAAATGACATTATTCATAAGTATATTTTTGATATATTTACTTCATAATAGGGTAAACTAATTAGGTACTATATTTTATCCGCTAGTAGTTGTTGTAAGTATGTTGGCTTTGCACCTATTCGTTCATACATTAAATACCAACAGTTAATATACTATTCTGATGGTAATAAATACATATTTGTATTTATAATTGTATGCTATCAAGAATTATACATTGTCAAAGCATATAACTTACACTCATACAAATTATACTTTTGACAAAGAAGGTAACGTATTTTTAACAGGCAATCCTTATTCTTTAGATTAATTATTTACTTTTTATTACCTATTACAGGTAAATTGTCTTCTAATTGTGACTGGCAGAGTGATAGTCAATATAGAATTAGAAACTTTGACGAAGTACTTTTGGGTCTTACTTGCTATAGTAGACACACAAAATGCCAATTTGAATTATAGCCATTATATTAAACCATGGGCTAGCTTTTAATTTGTGTTTACAGGGGAAGTGCGTGCATCTATCTGAGCGAATTAATTTTTTACCGCAAATTGAGTTCTCAAGTGACCTATCAAGGTCGCTATTTTTCGTCTCCAAAGGCAGCAATGACTACACCAACAACTATCTTAAGCCTACATTTTATGACTAGCAAACGTTACTCTCCTGGATCTTTTGCTAAACTTCTCACTGATACACTTCTTCAACAGTTTCAGGCAAGCCCTTCTATATTTGGAAATTGCCACCAAATCTAAGTACAGAATCCATCCTCTATTCTCTAAAGATTATGGAACTACATCGAATTTTGAAATTAGAATTTGGATATTTAAACTATACTGACCTGTTGTTTTAGATGAAATTGGCTAACACAGTCAACCAAAAGATTCTAACCATAATCAACAGAGATACATGCATTCCATAATCAGAAACCCAAATAAGCCTGTTGCATAGTCCTGACTAAATATAGAGGAAAACAAACACTTGAGAcggaaagaaaggaaagagagaaagtTTACCTTTATTTCCGGTGAAGAGCTTTAAATAGTCTCTCCTTCCTGACTTGCACTCTTCTCCCTCATGCCTTACTATCTAACCCCAAGTTTCATATGAGATTAAAGAGTATCAATAACAAAATGAATTGGAGTATATCTTTGAGAAATTGAAGAGACGGGAAACAAACAAAGGAATAATATACGGTTGATTAAGAAATGAAGATGTGTTGTCTGCAAAAACAAAAGCCACCGCAGGGAACAATATCAACTAAGTAATTAAAATGACTAAATTACTCTCAGGTTTGAATTAAATTCCACGAAGCACACACGTCGGAACCTAGCTCTTCAACAGAGATACATGCATTCCACAATCAGAAACCCAAATAAGCATGCTGCATAGTCCTGACTAAATATAGAGGAAAGCAAACACTTGACAcggaaagaaaggaaagagagaaagtTTACCTTTGTTTCCGATGAAGAGCTTTAAATAGTCTCTCCTTCCTGACTTGCACTCTTCTCCCTTATGCCTTACTATCTAACCCCCAAGTTTCATATCAGATTTAAAGAGCATCAAGAACAAAATGAATTGGAGTATATCTTTGAGAAACTGAAGAGACGGGAAACAAACAAAGGAATAATATACGACTGAGTAAGAAATGAAGATGTATTGGCTGCAAAAACAAAAGCCACCGCAGGGAACAATATCAACTAAGTAATTGAAACGATTAAATTACCCTTAGGTTTGAATTAAATTCCACAAAGCACACACGTCGAAACCTAGCTCTTCAATAGAGATACATACATTCCACAATGAGAAACCCAAATAAGCATGCTGCATAGTCCTGACTAAATATAGAGGAAAGCAAACACTTGAGACGGAAAGAAAGGAAAGATAGAAAGTTTACCTTTGTTTTCAGTGAAGAGCTTTAAATAGTCTCTCCTTCCTGACTTGCACTCTTCTTCCTCATGCCTTACTATCTAACCCcaagtttcatattaaatttaaAGAGCATCAAGAACAAAATGAATTGGAGTATATCTTTGAGAAACTGAAGAGACGGAAAACAAACAAAGGAATAATATACGACTGAGTAAGAAATGAAGATGTATTGGCTGCAAAAACAAAAGCCACCGCGGGGAACAATATTAACTAAGTAATTGAAATGACTAGATTACCCTCAGATTTGAATTAAATTCCACGCGAAGCACACCCTTCGGAACCTAGCTCTTCTAATacatagaaaaagaaaagaaataccctTAGACCTTTGGGAATTGATGGCACGTGCCTCTGTTACGTAGCATGACGGCAAACATCATCTCTTTTTCCAAACGGACAcgcattttcttctattttcttcagTTTCGCAGCTGAACTGAAAATTACTGAGCTTCAAAATGAACTCAACATCTATGTCTATACAAGCATCGCTTCCCCATGATATTGCCCTCAAAATTGCTTCTTCCCTTCAGGTTACCTTTTTTCTCCTTGAAAGATTGACTTTATCCACTTTCTAATTGTGGGTTGTCAGAGAATGTTTTTTTCTTGATTCTAggttcttttctctctctctttagAATCGCTTTTTTTTAAATTGAGATTATGCTTGAAAGGAGTTGAATTTATTGGTTTTTTGATTTCTGTGTTGTTAAAAAAAGTTATGCCCTTTTGCGTTGAAAGGAATTGAATTTAATGGCTACAATTTGTTTTCTTGATTCTGGCTCCTCCCCCCACCCCCGccacttccttttttttttttgtctttctaATTTGCTATTTTTTCTTGAAAGGGATTGGATTATTGGCTTTCTGGTTTCTGTATTGTGGAAATTTTTGGTCTTGATTATgggtattttttttcttttttgaactgTAATTTTGAAGGTAGCTGATCTTTGCTCGCTGGGGAGTTGCTCTCAGTTTTGGTGGGAGTTATGTGGTTCTGATTATATATGGGAGTCTCTTTGTAGAGaaagatggcctgctctttctcTGGAGATTGAGGAGTCTTCATCTTTTGACAATCAGACTCATGAGGTTAATACTGAAGTCAACTCTCTTTCTCTGCTTTAAGTAGATTGGAATATAAATGCATATGCATAGTATTATTTATTGGCTTGCAATGAGTTCTTGAAGTTCTGTAAAATGCTGATAGAATCCTTTGTGCTGTGAAGCTCTATGTTTTTCCTGTGTATATAATGTTGGAATTAGCATGGACTGGAAACCCTTTtcccaaacaaaaaaaaaagaagttacgtTCTTTTTTAGGTTGATAGGGAAAAGGTCCAAATTTGCCCGCTGTACTATCTGAAATTGCTCAGTTTTGCCGTCCGTTGCACTTTTTTGTCCCTTCATACCTTTGTCGTTAGCAAATCGTGTCCTATTTGCCCTTGCCATTAGTGAATCTCTAGCGCGAAATGGGTGGAATCCATGTGTCCTGATTTTTCGAGAAAAAAGTCTTAAGTTTACCCCTCAACTTCTGACTATATTTTAAAGTTATCCTCGGATTGGAGCTCCTTTAGGGGTAAAGGGCAAACATGAGACATTTTTCTTATGGCGTGGTAATAGTAGACTAGAAGTCTCATGGAAGACAAAGTTGCTTAATTTTAGATAGTACAAGGTGGAAATTGACCCTTTTTATAACTTAATGCTAAAATGGAACTTTTTACTTTTCTACTTAAAACTGCAGGAATGGAGAGTGTTTTATATAAGGAAGCACAACGAAGTAGCAGGAAAAGCAGCAGGTGTGATTGAGTTTGTCAACCGCTGTTTGGCATTTGAGTCAATTGAGGTTGGGCATTATCTGAAAGCAGTTAGAGAACTGGATGTAATGCAGTTTGGGTTTGAAGATGCCCGAACATTCTTCCTCAAATCCAAGCACAATGTGCTGCTAAACTTGATTGGTCTGCACTACTGCATTATTTGGCTTGGTTTGCCGGTAACTAAATGCCTACTTTTGTTACAAACCTGTTAACTGCACCAATTTCTCCATTTATGCAGTCAGTGAATAGGTGTTATACCACTTGAATGTTTTTGCTGAAAAATAAATGACAGATTTGATTTGTGTTTGGCTGCTTGATCTGTTATAGGAGCTAGATCTTTTAGTTGACTCTGATACTAGCACGGTCGTCTTCATAGGGGTTAgaaaaattttattttccttcGCAGGGCGGTGGAAATATTTATCTATGCACTATAAATAGATTATGGATTCGTTTTGTCTAGTTAATGTATCAAAAAGTTAGTTTCAAATAATGATATTGGAGTAAATAAGACAATTGGTTATATGATAATTGATTTATTCCTTTTAGATATAAGAGAAATTGAATGGAATGTTTGACTCTTGTAAGATTTTTTTGTACAAATATTGATTTTTATCCTTTGATAGGCGTTTTGCATCCTGAAGTGGATGTATGTGCTGAGCCTAATTATACTAGCGTCTCTCTtcctgtctctctctctctctctcttgctgTCCGTCTGTTGGTCCGTCTGTCTGGTTTTAGTAGGACTCACTGTTTTGGTAGGCTACAGAGGATCATAAAACTCCTTAATTTCTTTCGTTATTCTTAAAACGCCTACTtagtacaacaacaacagcaacaaacccagaaaattcccaaaaaagtGGGGTCTCTGGGTGTAAGTTAGACCGTGTATAAATGAAGTGGTCAGAGACAATGTTTAGGTCTGTTGTAAGAGGCAGATTAGGTTGTAGGTACTCTTTACTAAATGAACAACTGCTTGCAGCTGGAACTTTTCCTTATGAAATTATGTGATCTCTGTCCATCTTCTGTGTATGGTGCAATTGGCATGTACATCATGTGTTTATCTCTAAAAACAGTGGTTAAAACTTGAACAGCTTGGCTAGAGTAGCATCTCGCTCGCACCAAGACTTTATCTAGTATAAGCCTTATGGTCTATGTTCCTAAGGACGCTTCATTTCCAAGACTTGCAAGAGTTAGTCTAAGTTTAAGCGGGCCCTCTTCGGCATCTGTTGTAGCTGGAATTCTAGTTCCTTGGACTGTGAATAGTTTTATTGCATGTGACGATACGTTAGTTACCTAGCTTCAACCTGGAATCAGCTTCTTGAAGTTATTTGATGTT
Proteins encoded in this window:
- the LOC104229651 gene encoding uncharacterized protein → MNSTSMSIQASLPHDIALKIASSLQVADLCSLGSCSQFWWELCGSDYIWESLCRERWPALSLEIEESSSFDNQTHEEWRVFYIRKHNEVAGKAAGVIEFVNRCLAFESIEVGHYLKAVRELDVMQFGFEDARTFFLKSKHNVLLNLIGLHYCIIWLGLPGECVMEVLSNCNISQRQVRVQWWKLGRWFYGFRLRDELHTRNVSLEDLATGKEEEVLGVLHRGAVHEVIRVQISAAKPAYTSWSFQSAQDPN